Part of the Vulpes vulpes isolate BD-2025 chromosome 6, VulVul3, whole genome shotgun sequence genome, TCCTGGTCCCGGAGGAGCTGAAGCCAGCAGGCTGGGAGCCTGAGGCCCTACCTACTGGTGAGTGCCCATCGTGCCTGGGGCCTTCCCCAGCTACTGCAGCCAAGGGCCCTGGATTCCATCTTGCCGAAGGGAGGCCTTCTTGCTTCTTGCCTGGGTGGCTGCCGGGGTGAAGGGGTGTGGCAGATCTGGGACCTAGAATGTTGTTGCAGAGGTGACCCCTCCTCTGGAGCTGCGTCTGCCAGCCCCCCTCAGCCCAGAGGTGAGTAGTGCCCTTCCAAGCTCTCTCCCCCTTTGCCCTACTCTCACAACTCCCAGAGCTGCTCATCCCTACTCAGCTGCCCCAAGCCCTAGGCAACTGCTAGCCAACCTGGGTCTTTGTGCAAATGGTAAAAGGTGCCCCCGCCCACACTCCATTTTGTCCAGCCTGCACTTCCCAGGTGGGTCCCCTCCTGTGAGGTCAGAGCTGCACTTGAGGCCCTGCCCAAGCTCTTTTCCAGGGTGCCTGCGGAGCGGGTATGTGGGGCCTGTTTCATAGTCGGCCAAGGTGGCAGGAAAAGGAGTAATGGGTATCcttgccccccacctcccctctccacTCAGAGGCGGCCTCCAGTGCCCCCACGTCCTAGGATCCCACCCGCtcgtcgccgccgccgccaaTTATTGTTCTGGGACAAGGAGACTCAGATCTCCCGGGAGAAATTCCAGGAACAACTGCAAACCAGAGCCCACTGCTGGGAGTGTGTAAGCGCAGCCCAGGTTCTGCAGGGGAGGGacgaagggagggaggcaggcagggagggcctggggccaCATATACTGCGCCTTCTCATCTCTGAGGCTGCACTGGGATCCATCCTCAGAGAGCACATGTTATAGGTCTACACATGTTCCTTCAGTGACCCACATAGCCCATCCATGGGCACCAGTTAGCAGtgagcagggcaggcaggggcagaagccTGACACTTGGAAGGTCAGAGGCCTTGGAACAATGAATTGCAAAGAAgtggagaaggggcagggaggagtggCTCACTCCTGTGTggctctgccccacctcccccttACAGCCAAAGGTGCAGCCTCTGGAGAGGACCATCAGAAGCCCCACAGAGCTATTCCAAACCCCGACTCACTGTAAGGAATGGTGGGAgctggcatgtgtgtgtgtgtgggggggggagttgAACCCATATTCCTTGCTTGTTGTGTTCCTCATACCTCAGACCCCAtccctgctgccctccctcccttcctccccagctgGCTGGCTGCCCCCAGAACTGCTGGCTCTCTGGACCCACTGTGCGCAGCCACCCCTCGGAGCACTCAGGCGAAGGCCACCTCCGGAGcctgaggaggaagaaaggaggatggAAACCCCAAGTGATATCGAGGTAACTGCACGCCCTGAGGAGGGGTGCCCTCAGGGCCGGCCCCCTCTTGAGGTCCAGCAGGCTGACCTCtgggcccctcccaccccccaggccaGTGGCGCCAGGTCCTGTCCCCAAGTGCAAGCCTGCGTCACCCTGCCTGGGCGCTTCTGACACTTGAGGACTTAGTTCTCTTTCTCCCATCCCCAGGTCCTGAGAGAGGCCCAGGAGCCCAGTGGGCCCCTCATGCTGTCTTCAGGTAGGCacctggggaagggaggggaccATCaccccagccactgtcccaggaagCCAGTACCGGTACCCTAACTGCTGATGGTTTTTACTAGAGGAAGCATTGAACGTAAGGGGGCCTAGATCTCTTTAACAGTTTCTCCTACCTGTGTACTTTGAACAAGTCACTGCAGTGGCATCTAATTCAACTGAGTGGCCTCAAGGTCCCTGACCACTCAGATCTCAGCAGACCCCCTTGGGATCTTACCTTCCCAACAGAGCTCTCTCTAGAAACGGCTGAGGAAGAGAAGTCCCGTGCCAGCCTCATCCCCCCGGAAGAACGGTGGTAAGCCACCCACGCAGGTGACCTTGGGTATGGCCCTCGTCAGTGTCCCAGCCTGCCTCCCTCCTAGCTCCACTGACTCCTGTTTTctcccagggcctgggctgagGCAGAGCAGCCAGAGGCCCCGGTGTTGCCTGTGGTACCTGAGGTCCCTGAAATGCCCCTGGAGTTGCCTTTGGAGCTGCCCCCGGAGCCCAAGTTGCTGTCGCTGGAGGCCGTGTACAGGTGATGGGGAAAGGTGCCTTGGGGTGGGCCCAGGCTGGGACTTCGGCTCATAGCTCTTGATCCCCCCAGGGCTGTAGCCCAGGAGCTGCAGgccaacagggagcctgatttcaGCAGCCTGCTGTCCCCCTTCAGCCCCCGCTGGATGGCCGCCCGGGTCTTTTACTTGCTTCTGGGtgagtgtgtgcgtgcgtgtgcacatggtcgggggagggagggaggcaaggacACACAGGCCAGAGGCCGCTACACAGATTCCACCCCCTGACTGGGCCCATCCTCTTCTCTTGACCAGTGCTTGCAGCCCAACAGATCCTTCGCCTGGAGCAAGAGAAACCATACGGGCGCCTCCTGATCCGGCTGGGGCCTCGATTCCATTGTGGTTAGAACTAATTATAAAGCCACCGGGAAATTGGCTATATTAAAATACGTCTTCCTGCCTCTGTTCTCAACATGTAGCTAGCTCTATGCTTCCTGCTCTCGGAGCTACTGTTCAAGCAGAAACTGAACTGCCTTTATTAGGGAAGGATGGCAAGAATCCATTTGTATTGTCCGCGGCATAACAGATTGAACCCAGAGACACCCTCCTGAAGCAGCAAATCGGGGCTGAGATTCCAAGTGGGTGTGAGGCCCAGAATCTTTGGTAAGGCGTGAGCTGAAACTGGCCTGAGAGCCAGGCCCGGAGCCTGGCAGACTCGGTTCTCTCTGGCCTGGTTCAGCACCCAGTCTAGGTGAGGCCCAGGACAGCCTGGAGCTCCTGAGCTTTGTCACCAGGCAACGAGCCCAGTGCCAAGTGGAAGCTGTCAGTGTGCTGTCTGGCCAGGAACGTCAGGAGCAGCAGCAGTGCGGCCTTGGTGTCTGGTGGAGAGCGAAGAGGGAGAGATCCGGGGAGGACTGGCCCCCAGACCCCtagctgccccccctcccccagccctgcccacgaCCACCACCCTCACCTGCGGGAATCTTGTTGTCAGCCAGAATGAGGCTGCAGATGCGCAGGAGTTCAGGAGCCACATCTACAacctgtgggggtggggcaggagggctgaCTCAGGTGCCAGCTCCCCTAGGTCCTGGGACCAGGGTTGAGGCAGGGCCTCCCACTGGGGGATACTTATAGCGTGATATTGATTCATATCCAAGACAACTGAGAAAGCCGAGAAAGACCCATGAAACGTGGggggataatattttttttaaggggcCATATTGTGACCGAAGATAACTAGGTTAGACCCAAAGAAGCCCAGACACTCAGGGGAGGTCCACCATCACAAGTCTCTAGACACAGGACTGTTGGAACCTGAGTCCAGACCTCGCTGGTTGGCACAGACAAATCTCATTCAGAAAGCAGAGCTGCTCTGATTGGAAGAGATGGGGGTGGCCCAGAGATACATATGCTCCATGGAACACAGTCTGAAGGAACCCCAGCGCAGGAAGAAGTCAGCCTAGGGAAGTTGTACCAGGGGGTGCAAATGGCCAGGGAGGATGGAGCCTCCCTGGGGAAAAACACTGTGAGGTGAGAAGAGGCTCCTCCCCTCCCATTTCAGCCCTGGCTGCTAACCCTGGCAGAGTAATGACAAAGTGTCTGAGGGCAACTTAAACTTACTCCGCATCAACTACAAGGGAGGCCAACCCTACCTCTGGCTGGAGCGTCAAGCTCCCTCCCAGTTACCTGGTCAGGGCTGCTCTGATACAGGAAGCTGAAGAGGTGGCCTATAGTGACCCACTCCTCCAAGTCCTCCTTCAGTGGCAGGGCGTGCAGCAGGGCAGCCAGCACCTGGACACAGACATGCCTCAGGCCCCCTGTTCTGTAACCCTTGCACCCCCCTCAGTTTCCGTGCCCTGCTGGATGCCTGCAGCCCTCACCTGAGGCTCTGGTTTCCTGGTGGGACCGGCCATTAGCAGGCGGGCCAGCGCCCCACAGATGTTGTCACGGACCCGATCATGGCGCTCCCGTGCCAGGAGGGGCAACAGAAGCCCCAGCAGCTTGGGGAAGTATCTGGTTCCACAGTCAAGGAACAGGCCCATGGGCAGACATCTTCCATCCCCGAGCCCCAGAGATACTCCCAACCCCACCTGTGCCCCCTCCTGTAAGCCAAGGATACTCCTGAGCAGGGCGGCCGCCGTGCTCTGCCAGCACACCCAGCCCAAAGATGGCATTGCTCCGCACTTCGGGGTCTGCCTCCCGGGCAGTGCTCAATAGCACAGGGA contains:
- the REC8 gene encoding meiotic recombination protein REC8 homolog, with the protein product MFYYPNVLQRHTGCFATIWLAATRGSRLVKREYLKVNVVKTCEEILDYVLVRVQPPQPGQPRPRFSLYLSAQLQIGVIRVYSQQCQYLVEDIQHILERLHRAQLQIRIDMVDTDLPSLLLPNHLAMMETLEDAPDPFFGLMSVDPTLPSPFSIPQIRHLLEAATPEKVLEEAPPEVPMEPLKPDRIPVTVLSPEAITLQEAEPIRMLHIEGEQDLPEISRRDLDLLIAEEDEAILLEERLGRPLRPRRAPPPVDVSKEEPRALEGEAEVPPLSPAALTLAEGVAEPLPVLVPEELKPAGWEPEALPTEVTPPLELRLPAPLSPERRPPVPPRPRIPPARRRRRQLLFWDKETQISREKFQEQLQTRAHCWECPKVQPLERTIRSPTELFQTPTHSGWLPPELLALWTHCAQPPLGALRRRPPPEPEEEERRMETPSDIEVLREAQEPSGPLMLSSELSLETAEEEKSRASLIPPEERWAWAEAEQPEAPVLPVVPEVPEMPLELPLELPPEPKLLSLEAVYRAVAQELQANREPDFSSLLSPFSPRWMAARVFYLLLVLAAQQILRLEQEKPYGRLLIRLGPRFHCG